In a single window of the Mesoplodon densirostris isolate mMesDen1 chromosome 16, mMesDen1 primary haplotype, whole genome shotgun sequence genome:
- the LOC132476813 gene encoding salivary gland specific protein SAGSIN1, which yields MAAALSGLAVRLSRSAAARSYGVFCKGLTRTLLIFFDLAWRLRINFPYLYIVASMMLNVRLQVHIEIH from the coding sequence ATGGCGGCGGCTCTGTCGGGCCTGGCTGTCCGGCTGTCGCGCTCGGCCGCCGCCCGCTCCTATGGGGTCTTCTGCAAGGGGCTGACCCGCACGCTGCTCATCTTTTTCGACCTGGCCTGGCGGTTGCGCATCAACTTCCCCTACCTCTACATCGTGGCTTCCATGATGCTCAACGTCCGCCTGCAG